Proteins encoded together in one Hevea brasiliensis isolate MT/VB/25A 57/8 chromosome 16, ASM3005281v1, whole genome shotgun sequence window:
- the LOC110659633 gene encoding uncharacterized protein LOC110659633 isoform X4 produces MAFWGTEVKAGKPFTLKPDDARGRLHISQATLGIGTGTKKSVVQCNVGKRSPVFLCSLFPEQSESCQLNLEFEEADEVVFSVIGPISVHLTGYYLGGSRLYNPDDASESYGEDIADTETERSTDGSDEGEYEDSFIDDADPEVIPSSPVSIDGVGEEMLHKRKLKNEKAKNRRLRKKYLPCQSDDDYTSQQHTFANGGTSMPALYSETDDRMTISSFYKSAERNKSPEASEKAEKERGQKINEMKDDGNYATMAERKANAVVDSELKRQPDQHESILPSAHVGSENGVKPKKKRKKQSKEEKQLITGIEDDFFFGTILKWDKAQQNETKADKSSQDIAVTNEEDQRTKNDKGDIMLHFSPPSFELDHGIPAESGKKKKKQAKEEKGLEAGSPFHANVNEDDKAKGENIEQHILLENDENQKKENDEGILLPSIQLVHGIAAKSSKKKNKQAKEEKGLQAENPSYGNVNRDDKTQPNEAKGENIEQEVFLKNEENQKKENDEGISPPCIELVHGIAAKFSKKKKKHAKEEKGLQAEIPFYGIVHRDDKTLPDEAKGENIEQDVLLKNEEHEKQENDESKAVLRGNSQLPSTQVGPENGLKPKRKRKDKTLEVDSGKDTNVIKEDQSSQEELKSNHIECDGSLQNKENQSVQNLLSDVYRVFDNNQSANENHSRKRKKKRKGRTLDDGEALNMDKAKDRSVMDIDGNNGDEKQSQLRSPFQMD; encoded by the exons ATGGCTTTTTGGGGAACGGAAGTGAAAGCTGGAAAGCCATTCACCCTTAAACCTGATGATGCAAGAGGAAGACTCCATATTTCACAG GCAACGTTAGGGATTGGCACTGGGACGAAGAAGAGTGTGGTTCAGTGCAATGTGGGGAAAAGAAgtcctgtttttctttgctctttgtTTCCTGAACAGTCCGAGTCATGCCAATTGAATCTGGAATTCGAGGAGGCTGATGAGGTTGTGTTCTCAGTTATTGGCCCCATAAGCgttcacctcactggttactatcTGGGTGGGAGTAGGCTCTACAATCCTGATGATGCGTC AGAATCCTATGGAGAGGATATTGCAGATACAGAGACAGAAAGATCTACTGATGGTAGTGATGAGGGTGAGTATGAAGATAGTTTTATTGATGATGCTGATCCAGAGGTCATCCCATCTTCTCCTGTATCTATTGATGGAG TGGGTGAGGAGATGTTGCATAAGAGGAAACTTAAGAATGAGAAGGCTAAAAATAGACGACTTAGGAAAAAGTACCTGCCCTGTCAGTCTGACGATGACTACACTTCACAGCAACATACTTTTGCCAATGGTGGCACTTCTATGCCTGCATTGTACAGTGAAACTGATGACAGGATGACAATTTCTTCCTTCTATAAATCTGCTGAAAGGAATAAAAGTCCGGAAGCAAGTGAAAAGGCTGAGAAAGAAAGAGGTCAGAAAATTAACGAGATGAAGGATGATGGCAATTATGCCACAATGGCAGAACGAAAAGCAAATGCTGTTGTAGATAGTGAGTTGAAAAG GCAGCCTGATCAACATGAATCTATCCTACCTTCTGCTCATGTGGGCTCTGAGAATGGTGTAAAgccaaagaagaaaaggaagaagcaaTCCAAAGAGGAGAAACAGCTTATAACTGGAATTGAAGATGATTTTTTCTTTGGCACAATCCTTAAATGGGATAAAGCCCAGCAAAATGAGACAAAAGCTGACAAATCAAGTCAAGATATAGCCGTAACAAATGAAGAAGACCAGAGGACGAAAAATGATAA GGGAGATATCATGTTGCATTTCTCACCACCTTCCTTTGAATTGGATCATGGAATTCCTGCGGAatctgggaaaaagaagaaaaaacagGCAAAGGAGGAAAAAGGTCTTGAAGCTGGGAGTCCTTTCCATGCCAATGTCAATGAAGATGATAAGGCTAAGGGTGAAAATATAGAGCAACACATCTTGTTGGAAAATGACGAAAATCAGAAGAAAGAAAATGATGA AGGAATCTTGCTACCTTCCATTCAATTGGTTCATGGAATTGCTGCAAAATCCAGTAAGAAAAAGAACAAACAGGCAAAGGAGGAGAAAGGTCTGCAAGCTGAGAATCCTTCCTATGGCAATGTTAATAGAGATGATAAGACTCAGCCAAATGAGGCTAAGGGTGAAAACATAGAACAAGAAGTCTttttgaaaaatgaagaaaatcagaAGAAAGAAAATGATGA GGGAATCTCACCACCTTGCATTGAATTGGTTCACGGAATTGCTGCAAAGTTtagtaagaaaaagaaaaaacatgCAAAGGAGGAAAAAGGTCTTCAAGCTGAGATTCCTTTCTATGGCATTGTTCATAGAGATGATAAGACTCTGCCAGATGAGGCTAAGGGTGAAAACATAGAGCAAGATGTCTTGTTGAAAAATGAAGAACATGAGAAGCAAGAAAATGATGA GAGTAAGGCTGTCTTGCGAGGGAATTCCCAATTGCCTTCCACTCAGGTGGGCCCTGAAAATGGTTTAAAgccaaagagaaaaagaaaagataaaaccCTTGAAGTTGATAGTGGTAAGGATACCAATGTCATCAAAGAGGATCAATCCAGCCAAGAAGAGTTGAAGTCTAATCACATTGAATGCGATGGGTCTCTGCAAAATAAGGAAAATCAGAG TGTGCAGAATTTGCTGTCTGATGTGTATAGGGTGTTTGACAATAACCAATCTGCTAATGAAAATCACTCtcggaagagaaagaagaagagaaagggtAGAACTCTGGATGATGGGGAGGCTTTGAATATGGACAAAGCAAAGGACAGATCTGTCATGGACATTGATGGCAACAATGGTGATGAGAAGCAATCTCAGCTTAGGTCTCCTTTCCAAATGGATTAG
- the LOC110659633 gene encoding uncharacterized protein LOC110659633 isoform X1 has translation MAFWGTEVKAGKPFTLKPDDARGRLHISQATLGIGTGTKKSVVQCNVGKRSPVFLCSLFPEQSESCQLNLEFEEADEVVFSVIGPISVHLTGYYLGGSRLYNPDDASESYGEDIADTETERSTDGSDEGEYEDSFIDDADPEVIPSSPVSIDGVGEEMLHKRKLKNEKAKNRRLRKKYLPCQSDDDYTSQQHTFANGGTSMPALYSETDDRMTISSFYKSAERNKSPEASEKAEKERGQKINEMKDDGNYATMAERKANAVVDSELKRQPDQHESILPSAHVGSENGVKPKKKRKKQSKEEKQLITGIEDDFFFGTILKWDKAQQNETKADKSSQDIAVTNEEDQRTKNDKGDIMLHFSPPSFELDHGIPAESGKKKKKQAKEEKGLEAGSPFHANVNEDDKAKGENIEQHILLENDENQKKENDEGILLPSIQLVHGIAAKSSKKKNKQAKEEKGLQAENPSYGNVNRDDKTQPNEAKGENIEQEVFLKNEENQKKENDEGISPPCIELVHGIAAKFSKKKKKHAKEEKGLQAEIPFYGIVHRDDKTLPDEAKGENIEQDVLLKNEEHEKQENDESKAVLRGNSQLPSTQVGPENGLKPKRKRKDKTLEVDSGKDTNVIKEDQSSQEELKSNHIECDGSLQNKENQRQANIVSVQNLLSDVYRVFDNNQSANENHSRKRKKKRKGRTLDDGEALNMDKAKDRSVMDIDGNNGDEKQSQLRSPFQMD, from the exons ATGGCTTTTTGGGGAACGGAAGTGAAAGCTGGAAAGCCATTCACCCTTAAACCTGATGATGCAAGAGGAAGACTCCATATTTCACAG GCAACGTTAGGGATTGGCACTGGGACGAAGAAGAGTGTGGTTCAGTGCAATGTGGGGAAAAGAAgtcctgtttttctttgctctttgtTTCCTGAACAGTCCGAGTCATGCCAATTGAATCTGGAATTCGAGGAGGCTGATGAGGTTGTGTTCTCAGTTATTGGCCCCATAAGCgttcacctcactggttactatcTGGGTGGGAGTAGGCTCTACAATCCTGATGATGCGTC AGAATCCTATGGAGAGGATATTGCAGATACAGAGACAGAAAGATCTACTGATGGTAGTGATGAGGGTGAGTATGAAGATAGTTTTATTGATGATGCTGATCCAGAGGTCATCCCATCTTCTCCTGTATCTATTGATGGAG TGGGTGAGGAGATGTTGCATAAGAGGAAACTTAAGAATGAGAAGGCTAAAAATAGACGACTTAGGAAAAAGTACCTGCCCTGTCAGTCTGACGATGACTACACTTCACAGCAACATACTTTTGCCAATGGTGGCACTTCTATGCCTGCATTGTACAGTGAAACTGATGACAGGATGACAATTTCTTCCTTCTATAAATCTGCTGAAAGGAATAAAAGTCCGGAAGCAAGTGAAAAGGCTGAGAAAGAAAGAGGTCAGAAAATTAACGAGATGAAGGATGATGGCAATTATGCCACAATGGCAGAACGAAAAGCAAATGCTGTTGTAGATAGTGAGTTGAAAAG GCAGCCTGATCAACATGAATCTATCCTACCTTCTGCTCATGTGGGCTCTGAGAATGGTGTAAAgccaaagaagaaaaggaagaagcaaTCCAAAGAGGAGAAACAGCTTATAACTGGAATTGAAGATGATTTTTTCTTTGGCACAATCCTTAAATGGGATAAAGCCCAGCAAAATGAGACAAAAGCTGACAAATCAAGTCAAGATATAGCCGTAACAAATGAAGAAGACCAGAGGACGAAAAATGATAA GGGAGATATCATGTTGCATTTCTCACCACCTTCCTTTGAATTGGATCATGGAATTCCTGCGGAatctgggaaaaagaagaaaaaacagGCAAAGGAGGAAAAAGGTCTTGAAGCTGGGAGTCCTTTCCATGCCAATGTCAATGAAGATGATAAGGCTAAGGGTGAAAATATAGAGCAACACATCTTGTTGGAAAATGACGAAAATCAGAAGAAAGAAAATGATGA AGGAATCTTGCTACCTTCCATTCAATTGGTTCATGGAATTGCTGCAAAATCCAGTAAGAAAAAGAACAAACAGGCAAAGGAGGAGAAAGGTCTGCAAGCTGAGAATCCTTCCTATGGCAATGTTAATAGAGATGATAAGACTCAGCCAAATGAGGCTAAGGGTGAAAACATAGAACAAGAAGTCTttttgaaaaatgaagaaaatcagaAGAAAGAAAATGATGA GGGAATCTCACCACCTTGCATTGAATTGGTTCACGGAATTGCTGCAAAGTTtagtaagaaaaagaaaaaacatgCAAAGGAGGAAAAAGGTCTTCAAGCTGAGATTCCTTTCTATGGCATTGTTCATAGAGATGATAAGACTCTGCCAGATGAGGCTAAGGGTGAAAACATAGAGCAAGATGTCTTGTTGAAAAATGAAGAACATGAGAAGCAAGAAAATGATGA GAGTAAGGCTGTCTTGCGAGGGAATTCCCAATTGCCTTCCACTCAGGTGGGCCCTGAAAATGGTTTAAAgccaaagagaaaaagaaaagataaaaccCTTGAAGTTGATAGTGGTAAGGATACCAATGTCATCAAAGAGGATCAATCCAGCCAAGAAGAGTTGAAGTCTAATCACATTGAATGCGATGGGTCTCTGCAAAATAAGGAAAATCAGAGGCAAGCCAATATTGT tAGTGTGCAGAATTTGCTGTCTGATGTGTATAGGGTGTTTGACAATAACCAATCTGCTAATGAAAATCACTCtcggaagagaaagaagaagagaaagggtAGAACTCTGGATGATGGGGAGGCTTTGAATATGGACAAAGCAAAGGACAGATCTGTCATGGACATTGATGGCAACAATGGTGATGAGAAGCAATCTCAGCTTAGGTCTCCTTTCCAAATGGATTAG
- the LOC110659633 gene encoding uncharacterized protein LOC110659633 isoform X2 has translation MAFWGTEVKAGKPFTLKPDDARGRLHISQATLGIGTGTKKSVVQCNVGKRSPVFLCSLFPEQSESCQLNLEFEEADEVVFSVIGPISVHLTGYYLGGSRLYNPDDASESYGEDIADTETERSTDGSDEGEYEDSFIDDADPEVIPSSPVSIDGVGEEMLHKRKLKNEKAKNRRLRKKYLPCQSDDDYTSQQHTFANGGTSMPALYSETDDRMTISSFYKSAERNKSPEASEKAEKERGQKINEMKDDGNYATMAERKANAVVDSELKRQPDQHESILPSAHVGSENGVKPKKKRKKQSKEEKQLITGIEDDFFFGTILKWDKAQQNETKADKSSQDIAVTNEEDQRTKNDKGDIMLHFSPPSFELDHGIPAESGKKKKKQAKEEKGLEAGSPFHANVNEDDKAKGENIEQHILLENDENQKKENDEGILLPSIQLVHGIAAKSSKKKNKQAKEEKGLQAENPSYGNVNRDDKTQPNEAKGENIEQEVFLKNEENQKKENDEGISPPCIELVHGIAAKFSKKKKKHAKEEKGLQAEIPFYGIVHRDDKTLPDEAKGENIEQDVLLKNEEHEKQENDESKAVLRGNSQLPSTQVGPENGLKPKRKRKDKTLEVDSGKDTNVIKEDQSSQEELKSNHIECDGSLQNKENQRQANIVVQNLLSDVYRVFDNNQSANENHSRKRKKKRKGRTLDDGEALNMDKAKDRSVMDIDGNNGDEKQSQLRSPFQMD, from the exons ATGGCTTTTTGGGGAACGGAAGTGAAAGCTGGAAAGCCATTCACCCTTAAACCTGATGATGCAAGAGGAAGACTCCATATTTCACAG GCAACGTTAGGGATTGGCACTGGGACGAAGAAGAGTGTGGTTCAGTGCAATGTGGGGAAAAGAAgtcctgtttttctttgctctttgtTTCCTGAACAGTCCGAGTCATGCCAATTGAATCTGGAATTCGAGGAGGCTGATGAGGTTGTGTTCTCAGTTATTGGCCCCATAAGCgttcacctcactggttactatcTGGGTGGGAGTAGGCTCTACAATCCTGATGATGCGTC AGAATCCTATGGAGAGGATATTGCAGATACAGAGACAGAAAGATCTACTGATGGTAGTGATGAGGGTGAGTATGAAGATAGTTTTATTGATGATGCTGATCCAGAGGTCATCCCATCTTCTCCTGTATCTATTGATGGAG TGGGTGAGGAGATGTTGCATAAGAGGAAACTTAAGAATGAGAAGGCTAAAAATAGACGACTTAGGAAAAAGTACCTGCCCTGTCAGTCTGACGATGACTACACTTCACAGCAACATACTTTTGCCAATGGTGGCACTTCTATGCCTGCATTGTACAGTGAAACTGATGACAGGATGACAATTTCTTCCTTCTATAAATCTGCTGAAAGGAATAAAAGTCCGGAAGCAAGTGAAAAGGCTGAGAAAGAAAGAGGTCAGAAAATTAACGAGATGAAGGATGATGGCAATTATGCCACAATGGCAGAACGAAAAGCAAATGCTGTTGTAGATAGTGAGTTGAAAAG GCAGCCTGATCAACATGAATCTATCCTACCTTCTGCTCATGTGGGCTCTGAGAATGGTGTAAAgccaaagaagaaaaggaagaagcaaTCCAAAGAGGAGAAACAGCTTATAACTGGAATTGAAGATGATTTTTTCTTTGGCACAATCCTTAAATGGGATAAAGCCCAGCAAAATGAGACAAAAGCTGACAAATCAAGTCAAGATATAGCCGTAACAAATGAAGAAGACCAGAGGACGAAAAATGATAA GGGAGATATCATGTTGCATTTCTCACCACCTTCCTTTGAATTGGATCATGGAATTCCTGCGGAatctgggaaaaagaagaaaaaacagGCAAAGGAGGAAAAAGGTCTTGAAGCTGGGAGTCCTTTCCATGCCAATGTCAATGAAGATGATAAGGCTAAGGGTGAAAATATAGAGCAACACATCTTGTTGGAAAATGACGAAAATCAGAAGAAAGAAAATGATGA AGGAATCTTGCTACCTTCCATTCAATTGGTTCATGGAATTGCTGCAAAATCCAGTAAGAAAAAGAACAAACAGGCAAAGGAGGAGAAAGGTCTGCAAGCTGAGAATCCTTCCTATGGCAATGTTAATAGAGATGATAAGACTCAGCCAAATGAGGCTAAGGGTGAAAACATAGAACAAGAAGTCTttttgaaaaatgaagaaaatcagaAGAAAGAAAATGATGA GGGAATCTCACCACCTTGCATTGAATTGGTTCACGGAATTGCTGCAAAGTTtagtaagaaaaagaaaaaacatgCAAAGGAGGAAAAAGGTCTTCAAGCTGAGATTCCTTTCTATGGCATTGTTCATAGAGATGATAAGACTCTGCCAGATGAGGCTAAGGGTGAAAACATAGAGCAAGATGTCTTGTTGAAAAATGAAGAACATGAGAAGCAAGAAAATGATGA GAGTAAGGCTGTCTTGCGAGGGAATTCCCAATTGCCTTCCACTCAGGTGGGCCCTGAAAATGGTTTAAAgccaaagagaaaaagaaaagataaaaccCTTGAAGTTGATAGTGGTAAGGATACCAATGTCATCAAAGAGGATCAATCCAGCCAAGAAGAGTTGAAGTCTAATCACATTGAATGCGATGGGTCTCTGCAAAATAAGGAAAATCAGAGGCAAGCCAATATTGT TGTGCAGAATTTGCTGTCTGATGTGTATAGGGTGTTTGACAATAACCAATCTGCTAATGAAAATCACTCtcggaagagaaagaagaagagaaagggtAGAACTCTGGATGATGGGGAGGCTTTGAATATGGACAAAGCAAAGGACAGATCTGTCATGGACATTGATGGCAACAATGGTGATGAGAAGCAATCTCAGCTTAGGTCTCCTTTCCAAATGGATTAG
- the LOC110659633 gene encoding uncharacterized protein LOC110659633 isoform X3, with product MAFWGTEVKAGKPFTLKPDDARGRLHISQATLGIGTGTKKSVVQCNVGKRSPVFLCSLFPEQSESCQLNLEFEEADEVVFSVIGPISVHLTGYYLGGSRLYNPDDASESYGEDIADTETERSTDGSDEGEYEDSFIDDADPEVIPSSPVSIDGVGEEMLHKRKLKNEKAKNRRLRKKYLPCQSDDDYTSQQHTFANGGTSMPALYSETDDRMTISSFYKSAERNKSPEASEKAEKERGQKINEMKDDGNYATMAERKANAVVDSELKRQPDQHESILPSAHVGSENGVKPKKKRKKQSKEEKQLITGIEDDFFFGTILKWDKAQQNETKADKSSQDIAVTNEEDQRTKNDKGDIMLHFSPPSFELDHGIPAESGKKKKKQAKEEKGLEAGSPFHANVNEDDKAKGENIEQHILLENDENQKKENDEGILLPSIQLVHGIAAKSSKKKNKQAKEEKGLQAENPSYGNVNRDDKTQPNEAKGENIEQEVFLKNEENQKKENDEGISPPCIELVHGIAAKFSKKKKKHAKEEKGLQAEIPFYGIVHRDDKTLPDEAKGENIEQDVLLKNEEHEKQENDESKAVLRGNSQLPSTQVGPENGLKPKRKRKDKTLEVDSGKDTNVIKEDQSSQEELKSNHIECDGSLQNKENQSSVQNLLSDVYRVFDNNQSANENHSRKRKKKRKGRTLDDGEALNMDKAKDRSVMDIDGNNGDEKQSQLRSPFQMD from the exons ATGGCTTTTTGGGGAACGGAAGTGAAAGCTGGAAAGCCATTCACCCTTAAACCTGATGATGCAAGAGGAAGACTCCATATTTCACAG GCAACGTTAGGGATTGGCACTGGGACGAAGAAGAGTGTGGTTCAGTGCAATGTGGGGAAAAGAAgtcctgtttttctttgctctttgtTTCCTGAACAGTCCGAGTCATGCCAATTGAATCTGGAATTCGAGGAGGCTGATGAGGTTGTGTTCTCAGTTATTGGCCCCATAAGCgttcacctcactggttactatcTGGGTGGGAGTAGGCTCTACAATCCTGATGATGCGTC AGAATCCTATGGAGAGGATATTGCAGATACAGAGACAGAAAGATCTACTGATGGTAGTGATGAGGGTGAGTATGAAGATAGTTTTATTGATGATGCTGATCCAGAGGTCATCCCATCTTCTCCTGTATCTATTGATGGAG TGGGTGAGGAGATGTTGCATAAGAGGAAACTTAAGAATGAGAAGGCTAAAAATAGACGACTTAGGAAAAAGTACCTGCCCTGTCAGTCTGACGATGACTACACTTCACAGCAACATACTTTTGCCAATGGTGGCACTTCTATGCCTGCATTGTACAGTGAAACTGATGACAGGATGACAATTTCTTCCTTCTATAAATCTGCTGAAAGGAATAAAAGTCCGGAAGCAAGTGAAAAGGCTGAGAAAGAAAGAGGTCAGAAAATTAACGAGATGAAGGATGATGGCAATTATGCCACAATGGCAGAACGAAAAGCAAATGCTGTTGTAGATAGTGAGTTGAAAAG GCAGCCTGATCAACATGAATCTATCCTACCTTCTGCTCATGTGGGCTCTGAGAATGGTGTAAAgccaaagaagaaaaggaagaagcaaTCCAAAGAGGAGAAACAGCTTATAACTGGAATTGAAGATGATTTTTTCTTTGGCACAATCCTTAAATGGGATAAAGCCCAGCAAAATGAGACAAAAGCTGACAAATCAAGTCAAGATATAGCCGTAACAAATGAAGAAGACCAGAGGACGAAAAATGATAA GGGAGATATCATGTTGCATTTCTCACCACCTTCCTTTGAATTGGATCATGGAATTCCTGCGGAatctgggaaaaagaagaaaaaacagGCAAAGGAGGAAAAAGGTCTTGAAGCTGGGAGTCCTTTCCATGCCAATGTCAATGAAGATGATAAGGCTAAGGGTGAAAATATAGAGCAACACATCTTGTTGGAAAATGACGAAAATCAGAAGAAAGAAAATGATGA AGGAATCTTGCTACCTTCCATTCAATTGGTTCATGGAATTGCTGCAAAATCCAGTAAGAAAAAGAACAAACAGGCAAAGGAGGAGAAAGGTCTGCAAGCTGAGAATCCTTCCTATGGCAATGTTAATAGAGATGATAAGACTCAGCCAAATGAGGCTAAGGGTGAAAACATAGAACAAGAAGTCTttttgaaaaatgaagaaaatcagaAGAAAGAAAATGATGA GGGAATCTCACCACCTTGCATTGAATTGGTTCACGGAATTGCTGCAAAGTTtagtaagaaaaagaaaaaacatgCAAAGGAGGAAAAAGGTCTTCAAGCTGAGATTCCTTTCTATGGCATTGTTCATAGAGATGATAAGACTCTGCCAGATGAGGCTAAGGGTGAAAACATAGAGCAAGATGTCTTGTTGAAAAATGAAGAACATGAGAAGCAAGAAAATGATGA GAGTAAGGCTGTCTTGCGAGGGAATTCCCAATTGCCTTCCACTCAGGTGGGCCCTGAAAATGGTTTAAAgccaaagagaaaaagaaaagataaaaccCTTGAAGTTGATAGTGGTAAGGATACCAATGTCATCAAAGAGGATCAATCCAGCCAAGAAGAGTTGAAGTCTAATCACATTGAATGCGATGGGTCTCTGCAAAATAAGGAAAATCAGAG tAGTGTGCAGAATTTGCTGTCTGATGTGTATAGGGTGTTTGACAATAACCAATCTGCTAATGAAAATCACTCtcggaagagaaagaagaagagaaagggtAGAACTCTGGATGATGGGGAGGCTTTGAATATGGACAAAGCAAAGGACAGATCTGTCATGGACATTGATGGCAACAATGGTGATGAGAAGCAATCTCAGCTTAGGTCTCCTTTCCAAATGGATTAG
- the LOC110659633 gene encoding peptidyl-prolyl cis-trans isomerase FKBP43 isoform X6: MAFWGTEVKAGKPFTLKPDDARGRLHISQATLGIGTGTKKSVVQCNVGKRSPVFLCSLFPEQSESCQLNLEFEEADEVVFSVIGPISVHLTGYYLGGSRLYNPDDASESYGEDIADTETERSTDGSDEGEYEDSFIDDADPEVIPSSPVSIDGVGEEMLHKRKLKNEKAKNRRLRKKYLPCQSDDDYTSQQHTFANGGTSMPALYSETDDRMTISSFYKSAERNKSPEASEKAEKERGQKINEMKDDGNYATMAERKANAVVDSELKRQPDQHESILPSAHVGSENGVKPKKKRKKQSKEEKQLITGIEDDFFFGTILKWDKAQQNETKADKSSQDIAVTNEEDQRTKNDKGDIMLHFSPPSFELDHGIPAESGKKKKKQAKEEKGLEAGSPFHANVNEDDKAKGENIEQHILLENDENQKKENDEGILLPSIQLVHGIAAKSSKKKNKQAKEEKGLQAENPSYGNVNRDDKTQPNEAKGENIEQEVFLKNEENQKKENDEGISPPCIELVHGIAAKFSKKKKKHAKEEKGLQAEIPFYGIVHRDDKTLPDEAKGENIEQDVLLKNEEHEKQENDESKAVLRGNSQLPSTQVGPENGLKPKRKRKDKTLEVDSGKDTNVIKEDQSSQEELKSNHIECDGSLQNKENQRVFDNNQSANENHSRKRKKKRKGRTLDDGEALNMDKAKDRSVMDIDGNNGDEKQSQLRSPFQMD; encoded by the exons ATGGCTTTTTGGGGAACGGAAGTGAAAGCTGGAAAGCCATTCACCCTTAAACCTGATGATGCAAGAGGAAGACTCCATATTTCACAG GCAACGTTAGGGATTGGCACTGGGACGAAGAAGAGTGTGGTTCAGTGCAATGTGGGGAAAAGAAgtcctgtttttctttgctctttgtTTCCTGAACAGTCCGAGTCATGCCAATTGAATCTGGAATTCGAGGAGGCTGATGAGGTTGTGTTCTCAGTTATTGGCCCCATAAGCgttcacctcactggttactatcTGGGTGGGAGTAGGCTCTACAATCCTGATGATGCGTC AGAATCCTATGGAGAGGATATTGCAGATACAGAGACAGAAAGATCTACTGATGGTAGTGATGAGGGTGAGTATGAAGATAGTTTTATTGATGATGCTGATCCAGAGGTCATCCCATCTTCTCCTGTATCTATTGATGGAG TGGGTGAGGAGATGTTGCATAAGAGGAAACTTAAGAATGAGAAGGCTAAAAATAGACGACTTAGGAAAAAGTACCTGCCCTGTCAGTCTGACGATGACTACACTTCACAGCAACATACTTTTGCCAATGGTGGCACTTCTATGCCTGCATTGTACAGTGAAACTGATGACAGGATGACAATTTCTTCCTTCTATAAATCTGCTGAAAGGAATAAAAGTCCGGAAGCAAGTGAAAAGGCTGAGAAAGAAAGAGGTCAGAAAATTAACGAGATGAAGGATGATGGCAATTATGCCACAATGGCAGAACGAAAAGCAAATGCTGTTGTAGATAGTGAGTTGAAAAG GCAGCCTGATCAACATGAATCTATCCTACCTTCTGCTCATGTGGGCTCTGAGAATGGTGTAAAgccaaagaagaaaaggaagaagcaaTCCAAAGAGGAGAAACAGCTTATAACTGGAATTGAAGATGATTTTTTCTTTGGCACAATCCTTAAATGGGATAAAGCCCAGCAAAATGAGACAAAAGCTGACAAATCAAGTCAAGATATAGCCGTAACAAATGAAGAAGACCAGAGGACGAAAAATGATAA GGGAGATATCATGTTGCATTTCTCACCACCTTCCTTTGAATTGGATCATGGAATTCCTGCGGAatctgggaaaaagaagaaaaaacagGCAAAGGAGGAAAAAGGTCTTGAAGCTGGGAGTCCTTTCCATGCCAATGTCAATGAAGATGATAAGGCTAAGGGTGAAAATATAGAGCAACACATCTTGTTGGAAAATGACGAAAATCAGAAGAAAGAAAATGATGA AGGAATCTTGCTACCTTCCATTCAATTGGTTCATGGAATTGCTGCAAAATCCAGTAAGAAAAAGAACAAACAGGCAAAGGAGGAGAAAGGTCTGCAAGCTGAGAATCCTTCCTATGGCAATGTTAATAGAGATGATAAGACTCAGCCAAATGAGGCTAAGGGTGAAAACATAGAACAAGAAGTCTttttgaaaaatgaagaaaatcagaAGAAAGAAAATGATGA GGGAATCTCACCACCTTGCATTGAATTGGTTCACGGAATTGCTGCAAAGTTtagtaagaaaaagaaaaaacatgCAAAGGAGGAAAAAGGTCTTCAAGCTGAGATTCCTTTCTATGGCATTGTTCATAGAGATGATAAGACTCTGCCAGATGAGGCTAAGGGTGAAAACATAGAGCAAGATGTCTTGTTGAAAAATGAAGAACATGAGAAGCAAGAAAATGATGA GAGTAAGGCTGTCTTGCGAGGGAATTCCCAATTGCCTTCCACTCAGGTGGGCCCTGAAAATGGTTTAAAgccaaagagaaaaagaaaagataaaaccCTTGAAGTTGATAGTGGTAAGGATACCAATGTCATCAAAGAGGATCAATCCAGCCAAGAAGAGTTGAAGTCTAATCACATTGAATGCGATGGGTCTCTGCAAAATAAGGAAAATCAGAG GGTGTTTGACAATAACCAATCTGCTAATGAAAATCACTCtcggaagagaaagaagaagagaaagggtAGAACTCTGGATGATGGGGAGGCTTTGAATATGGACAAAGCAAAGGACAGATCTGTCATGGACATTGATGGCAACAATGGTGATGAGAAGCAATCTCAGCTTAGGTCTCCTTTCCAAATGGATTAG